Proteins from one Planktothrix serta PCC 8927 genomic window:
- the cobN gene encoding cobaltochelatase subunit CobN, which yields MHRIAATPGGWNPDTEGVIFIEQTPASIIFLTAADTDIQTLAIVGSKLPADFPSLRVTNLLQLQQQLTIDTYAETILEKAQIIILRLLGGRSYWSYGLEVLEEIVTKTKAQLIILPGDDRPDPDLISHSTVSLSIVNQIWCYLTEGGVDNFTNALLLISNHIFNKNYPIIPPVTIPKVGYYQWNSNIKTDNYIASVGILFYRAHYLSGNLDPIDSLCQALVKYQLKPIPIFISSLRDPDLQTEVLTYFKPKKPKLLINTTSFSISSISEDESQPPLFSLDIPVLQVILSGGTLEQWESNFMGLSPRDIAMNVALPEVDGRIISRVISFKAVENWNSILETNVVRYVAVENRINFVAELAKNWINLQQKPPAKRRIAIILANYPCRDGRLANGVGLDTPASCIKVLQALKDAGYFLEDYPETGEQLIDQLTSGITNDPEGWELRSVYQRLSFEDYQQYFLTLPLSVQTAINKRWDHHFQEKQKTPQGFAISGIQLSNIFIGIQPSRGYDLDPSLNYHAPDLEPTPDYLAFYYWLRSQFQADAIIHLGKHGNLEWLPGKSVGLSENCYPEIALGALPNFYPFIVNDPGEGTQAKRRSQAVILDHLTPPLTRAELYGSLQQLEGLMDEYYQAQSLDPSRLSLISERIIQLIQQENLEEELGLPQLNKKVVYNEKDSIFSELDRYLCELKEAQIRDGLHIFGQCPQGEQLRDLIIAIARHPDSKRLGLTRAIAEDWQLEFDPLTSDYGEIINQTINHQFCRTVGDGVAIIEEYAIKLIEELPNFPDKKELIQQELNWIQQKLLPNLLRTSEEITNLLIGLDGLFIKSGASGAPTRGKPDVLPTGRNFYSVDIRAIPTETAWKVGELAASVLIERYTQENGEYPRTLGLSVWGTSTMRTGGDDIAEALALLGVKPVWDYPSRRVVDFEILPISILGRPRVDVTLRISGFFRDAFPNLIDLFDQAVIAVSNLDETADQNPLAAQVQQETQFWMKEGLTIEQANLRSRLRIFGSKPGAYGAGLQGLIESQNWQNDQDLATAYINWSSYAYTSANSGYQQGISASEAFQNRLEKMQIVLHNQDNREHDLLDSDDYYQFQGGMTVAVRTLTGKNPQTYFGDNAIPENPKIRLLKEEIAKVYRSRVVNPKWLAGVMRHGYKGAFELSATVDYLFAYDVTANCVEDFMYEGVANAYIFDDKVQQFIQEKNPWALRDMAERLLEAHQRKMWQTASQDRIEQLRAIVHQAEGIIEGKV from the coding sequence ATAGTGGGGTCTAAACTTCCGGCTGATTTTCCATCTTTGCGGGTCACAAATTTATTACAATTACAACAACAATTAACCATTGATACCTACGCAGAAACAATATTAGAAAAAGCACAGATTATTATTTTAAGGCTATTAGGAGGACGTTCCTATTGGTCGTATGGGTTAGAAGTATTAGAGGAAATTGTTACTAAAACAAAAGCTCAATTAATTATCCTTCCAGGTGATGACCGTCCTGACCCCGATTTAATCAGTCATTCAACGGTATCGTTATCTATTGTTAATCAAATTTGGTGCTATTTAACAGAAGGGGGGGTTGATAATTTTACTAATGCACTGTTATTAATTAGTAATCATATCTTTAATAAAAATTATCCGATTATTCCTCCCGTTACTATTCCTAAAGTTGGTTATTATCAATGGAATTCCAATATAAAAACTGATAATTATATTGCTAGTGTTGGGATTCTATTTTATCGCGCTCATTACTTATCTGGCAATTTAGATCCGATAGATTCTCTGTGTCAAGCATTAGTTAAATATCAGTTAAAACCTATTCCTATTTTTATTTCTTCTCTACGAGATCCTGATTTACAAACGGAAGTTTTAACCTATTTTAAACCTAAAAAACCTAAATTATTAATTAATACTACCAGTTTCTCGATTTCTTCAATTTCAGAAGATGAGAGTCAACCGCCATTATTTTCTTTAGATATTCCGGTTTTACAAGTGATTTTAAGTGGGGGAACTTTAGAACAATGGGAAAGTAATTTTATGGGACTTTCCCCTAGGGATATTGCTATGAATGTCGCCTTACCGGAAGTAGATGGACGTATTATTAGTCGGGTTATTTCTTTTAAGGCTGTTGAAAATTGGAATTCAATCTTAGAAACAAATGTTGTCCGATATGTTGCGGTAGAAAATCGGATTAACTTTGTAGCAGAATTAGCTAAAAATTGGATTAATTTACAACAAAAACCTCCAGCAAAACGACGCATTGCGATTATTTTAGCGAATTATCCTTGTCGAGATGGACGGTTAGCAAATGGGGTGGGTTTGGATACGCCAGCAAGTTGTATTAAAGTTCTACAAGCGTTAAAAGATGCTGGTTATTTCCTAGAAGATTATCCCGAAACGGGAGAACAATTAATTGATCAATTAACGTCAGGAATAACCAATGATCCTGAAGGGTGGGAATTAAGGTCTGTTTATCAACGTTTATCCTTTGAAGACTATCAACAGTATTTTTTAACGTTACCACTATCTGTTCAAACAGCAATTAATAAGCGATGGGATCATCATTTTCAGGAGAAACAAAAGACCCCTCAAGGTTTTGCAATTTCAGGAATTCAATTGAGTAATATTTTTATCGGAATACAACCTTCCAGAGGATATGATCTTGATCCCAGTTTAAATTATCATGCACCGGATTTAGAACCTACACCCGATTATTTAGCCTTTTATTATTGGTTGCGATCGCAATTTCAAGCGGATGCAATTATTCATTTAGGAAAACATGGGAATTTGGAATGGTTGCCCGGAAAAAGTGTCGGATTGTCAGAAAACTGTTATCCTGAAATAGCATTAGGTGCGTTACCGAATTTTTATCCATTTATTGTCAATGATCCGGGGGAAGGAACTCAAGCAAAACGTCGTTCTCAAGCGGTGATTTTAGACCATTTAACCCCCCCCTTAACCCGTGCTGAATTATATGGATCATTACAACAGTTAGAAGGATTAATGGATGAATATTATCAAGCACAAAGTTTAGATCCTTCGCGGTTATCGTTAATTTCAGAAAGAATTATTCAGTTAATTCAACAGGAAAATTTAGAGGAAGAACTGGGTTTACCTCAATTAAATAAAAAAGTAGTTTATAATGAAAAAGATTCTATTTTTAGTGAATTAGATCGATATTTATGTGAATTAAAAGAGGCACAAATTAGAGATGGATTACATATTTTTGGGCAGTGTCCCCAAGGTGAACAATTAAGGGATTTAATCATAGCGATCGCTCGTCATCCTGATTCTAAACGATTAGGATTAACTCGCGCAATAGCAGAAGATTGGCAGTTAGAATTTGATCCCTTAACCTCAGATTATGGGGAAATTATTAATCAAACTATTAATCATCAATTTTGTCGAACTGTTGGGGACGGAGTAGCTATAATTGAAGAATATGCAATTAAGTTAATTGAAGAATTACCCAATTTTCCAGATAAAAAAGAATTAATTCAGCAGGAATTAAACTGGATTCAGCAAAAATTATTACCGAATTTATTGAGAACTTCGGAAGAAATTACAAATTTATTAATAGGTTTAGATGGTCTATTTATCAAGAGTGGTGCATCGGGTGCGCCAACAAGAGGAAAACCTGACGTTTTACCGACAGGACGCAATTTTTATTCCGTTGATATTCGAGCAATTCCAACAGAAACTGCTTGGAAAGTTGGGGAATTAGCAGCATCTGTATTAATTGAACGTTATACACAAGAAAACGGCGAATATCCCCGCACGTTAGGGTTATCGGTTTGGGGAACTTCAACGATGCGAACTGGGGGGGATGATATCGCGGAAGCTTTAGCATTATTAGGTGTAAAACCAGTATGGGATTATCCTTCGCGGCGAGTTGTTGATTTTGAAATATTACCGATTTCGATTTTAGGTCGTCCCCGTGTCGATGTCACCTTAAGGATTTCCGGGTTTTTTAGAGATGCTTTTCCTAATTTAATTGATTTATTTGATCAAGCGGTGATTGCTGTTTCTAATTTAGATGAAACCGCAGATCAAAATCCTTTAGCGGCACAAGTTCAACAGGAAACACAATTTTGGATGAAAGAAGGGTTAACCATAGAACAGGCAAATTTGCGATCGCGGTTGAGAATTTTTGGCTCTAAACCCGGAGCTTATGGGGCAGGTTTACAAGGGTTAATTGAGTCGCAAAATTGGCAAAATGATCAAGATTTAGCCACCGCTTATATTAACTGGAGTAGTTACGCTTATACGAGTGCAAATTCAGGGTATCAACAGGGAATTTCGGCATCAGAAGCCTTTCAAAATCGGTTAGAAAAGATGCAGATTGTTCTGCATAATCAAGATAATCGAGAACATGATCTATTAGATTCTGATGATTATTATCAATTTCAAGGGGGGATGACCGTTGCAGTTAGAACCTTAACGGGGAAAAATCCTCAAACTTATTTTGGGGATAATGCTATTCCTGAAAACCCCAAAATTAGACTTTTAAAAGAAGAAATTGCTAAAGTCTATCGTTCTCGTGTAGTGAATCCTAAATGGCTCGCTGGAGTGATGCGACATGGCTATAAAGGGGCGTTTGAACTATCAGCAACCGTTGATTATTTATTCGCTTATGATGTCACCGCTAATTGTGTAGAAGATTTTATGTATGAAGGGGTTGCAAATGCTTACATTTTTGATGATAAAGTGCAACAATTTATTCAAGAAAAAAATCCTTGGGCGTTACGCGATATGGCAGAACGATTATTAGAAGCGCATCAACGCAAAATGTGGCAAACGGCAAGTCAAGATAGGATCGAACAGTTAAGAGCAATTGTTCATCAAGCCGAGGGAATAATTGAAGGGAAGGTTTAA